In the Desulfitobacterium hafniense DCB-2 genome, AAGCGTTTGGCAGCAGAGATTACGGAAAAATCATCAGTAATATATCCATGGCCCTGTCCTTCAGCTCCACTATCGGTTCTTCAGCATGGGGGTTCATCGTCGATGCCACCAACAGCTATGCTTATGTCTTTATCACTTCCGCTGTGCTCATGGCCGTCTCCTTAGCCGCCGGCAACTATGTCATGAACGGAGGCAAGAAGCTTCCTCATTTGACTGCAGAGCAAGCGGCAAAGGCTAATCAGTAATCATTAAGAGAGGAGGATTAATCTTGCTGTCAGGAATAAAAATCATCGATTTCACTCGTTACTTTCCCGGACCGGTTGCAACTTTGCGCTTAGCGGAACGGGGAGCAGAGGTTATCAAGATCGAGGATAGGGCGGGAGACCCGGCCAGAACCATGTTCGACACCATTAATGGAGAAGAGGGATGTGTTTTCCGCTCCCAAAGCCGTGGGAAGAAGAGCGTTGTTCTTGACCTGAAACAGAAAGAAGACTACCAAAAGGTTGCCGAATTAATAGCTGATGCGGATGTTGTGATTGAAAGCTTCCGCCCCGGCGTGGCGAAAAGACTGGGAATCGATTATGAAACTATGCTCAGGATCAATCCTTCTCTCGTCTATTTATCTTTATCAGGCTTTGGTCAGAATACCTCTATTTCATCACTGGGAGGCCATGACTTAAACTATATGGCTTACAGCGGTGTGCTGGCCCAGCTGACAGATGAAGAGGGCAGACCGATCAAGCCCAAGCTGGCTTTAGCCGACCTGCTTGGCGGCGTAGTGTCCAGTGAAGAAATACTGGCTGGTCTGGTGCAGCGGGAAAGAACAGGCAAGGGCGTGTATCTGGATGTTTCGATCACAGAATCAATGATGGCCTTATTAGGCATTCATGTATCTCACTACTCCGTTACCGGAGAAGAACACGGGATCAATGATCACGGTATTGCCTACTCTATCTATGAGACCAAAGACGGACGCTATATGACTCTGGGTGCCCTGGAAGAGAAATTCTGGAAGAACTTCTGCCAGGGAGTGGACAGAATGGAGCTGCTCCCTTGGCAAGGAACCGCACCCGAAGCCGGTAATCCCTATTATCAGGAAATGGTAAAGGTCTTTAAGAGCAAAACCTTCAAAGAATGGGCGGAGTTCTCTCGGCAAGTGGACTGCTGCCTGGCTCCTGTCCTGGCAGTCAGTGAACTTAAGGAACAGCAATTCGTCAAAGAAAGAAACTTTATTGAGCATAAATGGGGGATGGACTATGTGGCTACCCACTACAGGCAAGGGAAATCTTTCTTGGACTTTGCCGCACCTTACCCCAAATTGGGAGAACACAGCTAAGATAATCCGATCATCAAGGAGCCATTTATAGTGAGAGTAACCTTAAGGTTAATTTTGCTGAATGATAGTCATGTGAAACAAAAGGAGAGAGTGAAATGGATTTTAGAATGAGTGAAGAACAAGAGCTCTTGCTGGAGAGCCTGTGTGAATTGATCGCCAGAGAAGTTACGGAAGCCGATGTGAAAACCTGGTATGAAAACCATGCCGTATCCGAGAAATTCAATAAAGCCTTCATCGAAGCAGGCTTTGGTTTTCTGGGCATTCCCGAAGAACATGGGGGCACACCGGCCGATGTCACCACCCTCATGCTGGTGTCAGAAGAAGTGGTTCATCAAACCTGCGCGACGATTCCCCTCTTGTCTAATATCTTGAATATGTATGACGTGGTCGAGTTCGGGACTCCGGAGCAAATCAAACTGACCATGGATATTACCAAAGAAACCGGCAGCCCGGCTTTCCTGCTGGCTATTTCTGAACCTCAGGCAGGATCGGACAATATGAGAATGACGACTACCGCCGTTCATAAAGATGGAAAAGTGATTCTCAATGGCAGCAAAACCTGGATTACCCATGGAGGAGTGGCACCTTACGCCCTGGTATTTGCCAAAGAAGACAATTCCGACTTAACCAATAAGGCGATCTCCATGTATCTTGTCCCCAGCGATACCCCTGGCATTAAATTCGCACCCCTGCATAAAATTGGCCAGACAACCACTGTCTTCGCTGAAATGTATCTGGATAATGTAGTTTGCGATGAAAGCTGCTTAGTGGGCAAAAAAGGGGAAGGGTTTATGCAGCTGATGAAAAACCTTGAAGTAGAACGGCTGTTGATTTCCTCCTTCTCTTTAGGTTTAGCCCAAGCCGCTATGGATGATGCCGCCGCCTATGCCGGGCAAAGAATGCAGTTTGGCAAAACCATCGGCAGCTTCCAGCTGATTCAACAAAAATTGACGGACATGGAAATCAAAATAAAAAACATGCGCAATATGCTCTATGAAGCGGCCTGGAAAGCCGACAACGGTATTTCAATTAAGCTGGACTCCGCTTTAGCCAAGCGTTATATTTGCATGACGGCAACGGAAGTATGCTATGAAGCAATGCAAATCTTCGGGGGACTGGGCTATACCACGGAAACCCGGGTTTCCAGAGCTTGGCAGGATGCCAGAGGCTGGGAATTCGCAGGCGGTACCAATGAAATTATGGTTCACATTGCCGGCAGAGAAATCGTCAAGAAATACGCGAAATAATCTCCCGAAGGCCATAACGAGAATAGACATTGAGGTGTAAATATGAACATTATTGCATGCTTTAAAGTGGTGCCTGAAGAACAGGATATCACCATAAAACCCAACCGGGAGATATCTTTTGAAAAGGCTCCCCTGGCGATCAGCGCTTACGACTTGAATTGTATTGAAGCCGGTATCCAGCTGGCAGAAGCCCATGGTGCCAGCCTGATCGGCGTCAGTGTAGGTGCAGCCAAGATCGATGATTCCAAATTAAAGAAGAATGTTCTGTCCCGGGGGCCGGAAAGCATCTTCATGATCGCCGATGATCAATTGGACAATCTGGATACCTATCAGACCGCCAATGCCTTAAAAGGGCTGATCGCAAAAATTGGGGACTATGGTCTGATCCT is a window encoding:
- a CDS encoding CaiB/BaiF CoA transferase family protein yields the protein MLSGIKIIDFTRYFPGPVATLRLAERGAEVIKIEDRAGDPARTMFDTINGEEGCVFRSQSRGKKSVVLDLKQKEDYQKVAELIADADVVIESFRPGVAKRLGIDYETMLRINPSLVYLSLSGFGQNTSISSLGGHDLNYMAYSGVLAQLTDEEGRPIKPKLALADLLGGVVSSEEILAGLVQRERTGKGVYLDVSITESMMALLGIHVSHYSVTGEEHGINDHGIAYSIYETKDGRYMTLGALEEKFWKNFCQGVDRMELLPWQGTAPEAGNPYYQEMVKVFKSKTFKEWAEFSRQVDCCLAPVLAVSELKEQQFVKERNFIEHKWGMDYVATHYRQGKSFLDFAAPYPKLGEHS
- a CDS encoding acyl-CoA dehydrogenase — translated: MDFRMSEEQELLLESLCELIAREVTEADVKTWYENHAVSEKFNKAFIEAGFGFLGIPEEHGGTPADVTTLMLVSEEVVHQTCATIPLLSNILNMYDVVEFGTPEQIKLTMDITKETGSPAFLLAISEPQAGSDNMRMTTTAVHKDGKVILNGSKTWITHGGVAPYALVFAKEDNSDLTNKAISMYLVPSDTPGIKFAPLHKIGQTTTVFAEMYLDNVVCDESCLVGKKGEGFMQLMKNLEVERLLISSFSLGLAQAAMDDAAAYAGQRMQFGKTIGSFQLIQQKLTDMEIKIKNMRNMLYEAAWKADNGISIKLDSALAKRYICMTATEVCYEAMQIFGGLGYTTETRVSRAWQDARGWEFAGGTNEIMVHIAGREIVKKYAK